In Malaclemys terrapin pileata isolate rMalTer1 chromosome 10, rMalTer1.hap1, whole genome shotgun sequence, the following are encoded in one genomic region:
- the LOC128844524 gene encoding histone H2B 5-like isoform X2, protein MPDLAKSVPAPKKGSKKAVTKTQKKRRKSRKESYSIYVYQVLKQVHPDTGISSKAMGIMNSFVNDIFECIAGEASRLTHYNKRSTITSQEIQTAVRLLLPGALAKHAMSEGTKAVTKYTSTK, encoded by the coding sequence ATGCCTGATCTAGCCAAGTCTGTTCCTGCTCCCAAGAAGGGCTCTAAGAAAGCGGTGACCAAGACCCAGAAGAAGCGCCGCAAGAGCAGGAAGGAGAGTTACTCCATTTATGTCTACCAGGTGCTGAAGCAGGTTCACCCCGACACCGGCATCTCTTCTAAAGCCATGGGCATCATGAACTCCTTCGTCAATGACATCTTCGAGTGCATTGCTGGGGAGGCATCTCGCTTGACGCATTATAACAAGCGCTCCACCATCACCTCCCAAGAGATCCAGACCGCCGTGCGCCTGCTGCTGCCCGGGGCGCTGGCCAAACACGCCATGTCGGAGGGCACCAAGGCTGTGACCAAGTACACCAGCACCAAGTAA
- the LOC128844524 gene encoding histone H2B 5-like isoform X1 has product MLAFPNIQLVLLVFYQVSCFEVSMPDLAKSVPAPKKGSKKAVTKTQKKRRKSRKESYSIYVYQVLKQVHPDTGISSKAMGIMNSFVNDIFECIAGEASRLTHYNKRSTITSQEIQTAVRLLLPGALAKHAMSEGTKAVTKYTSTK; this is encoded by the coding sequence ATGCTGGCATTCCCTAACATTCAGCTTGTTCTATTGGTGTTTTATCAAGTGAGCTGCTTCGAAGTCAGCATGCCTGATCTAGCCAAGTCTGTTCCTGCTCCCAAGAAGGGCTCTAAGAAAGCGGTGACCAAGACCCAGAAGAAGCGCCGCAAGAGCAGGAAGGAGAGTTACTCCATTTATGTCTACCAGGTGCTGAAGCAGGTTCACCCCGACACCGGCATCTCTTCTAAAGCCATGGGCATCATGAACTCCTTCGTCAATGACATCTTCGAGTGCATTGCTGGGGAGGCATCTCGCTTGACGCATTATAACAAGCGCTCCACCATCACCTCCCAAGAGATCCAGACCGCCGTGCGCCTGCTGCTGCCCGGGGCGCTGGCCAAACACGCCATGTCGGAGGGCACCAAGGCTGTGACCAAGTACACCAGCACCAAGTAA